Proteins encoded in a region of the Veillonella parvula genome:
- a CDS encoding LptF/LptG family permease, whose protein sequence is MRLLDKYILKAFVGPFLFGVFAFTSIFIGTGTLFRIAQYITEYGAPLLLVMQAFVLALPSIVILTFPMSVLLASLMTFSRLSSTSEIVVMRAGGLSFLRLAMPIYIIALIISIGAVAFNEFVVPRTNHMYQTIVREQIMKNASPQTQNHIVLKTMNGDELGTLLYAKSYDAETKQLSMITVQQFGEGGKLQQVENADTAIWNGQYWVMQNGIIYDLSAGNGVERTMKFKEQSLPIKSAPKDIQQDQRKPEELTIKELRHQIRAYKAAYTNANKLEMEMYQRFTIPLASFVFALVGAPLGLQKQRSSSSIGFGISILIIFIYYGVMTFAGALGKGGALPTVLAALIPDTLGIIAGLYLNWRVSK, encoded by the coding sequence ATGAGATTATTAGATAAATATATTTTAAAAGCCTTTGTAGGCCCATTCCTATTTGGAGTTTTTGCTTTTACTAGTATTTTTATTGGTACAGGCACATTGTTTAGGATTGCTCAATATATTACTGAATATGGAGCGCCATTGTTGCTTGTTATGCAAGCATTTGTCTTGGCTTTACCAAGTATTGTTATCTTGACATTCCCAATGTCGGTTTTGTTGGCTTCTCTTATGACTTTTAGTCGTTTGAGTAGCACTAGTGAAATCGTTGTTATGCGTGCTGGTGGTCTAAGCTTTTTACGCTTGGCCATGCCCATATATATTATTGCACTCATCATTTCCATTGGGGCTGTAGCATTTAATGAATTTGTTGTGCCTCGTACAAATCATATGTATCAAACGATTGTGCGCGAACAAATCATGAAAAATGCATCACCTCAAACACAAAATCATATTGTATTAAAAACGATGAATGGTGATGAGCTAGGCACATTGTTGTATGCTAAGAGCTATGATGCTGAAACCAAACAGTTGTCCATGATTACGGTTCAACAATTTGGGGAGGGTGGCAAGTTACAACAAGTTGAAAATGCAGATACAGCTATCTGGAATGGTCAATATTGGGTGATGCAAAATGGTATCATTTACGATTTATCAGCTGGTAATGGTGTTGAACGTACCATGAAATTTAAGGAGCAATCCTTGCCGATTAAGTCTGCCCCAAAAGATATTCAACAAGATCAACGTAAACCTGAGGAATTGACGATTAAGGAATTACGTCACCAAATCAGAGCTTATAAGGCTGCTTATACTAATGCTAATAAACTTGAAATGGAAATGTATCAACGTTTTACAATTCCATTGGCAAGCTTTGTGTTTGCTCTCGTAGGTGCACCTTTAGGCCTTCAAAAACAACGCTCTAGTTCATCTATCGGCTTTGGTATTAGTATTCTCATCATCTTTATTTATTATGGGGTGATGACCTTTGCTGGTGCTTTAGGGAAAGGTGGAGCATTGCCAACTGTATTGGCTGCATTAATACCGGATACATTAGGTATTATTGCAGGGCTGTATTTGAATTGGCGTGTATCGAAATAA
- the lepB gene encoding signal peptidase I codes for MSNKLGNTIVKEILDWIYAIALALIIAMVIHIFLIQPTRVSGESMDDTLHNGQYLIVTKWHHIMNDMPEYGQIVIIDSRVNRVRTWVDDVKEPLMNYASVFNKSAQTNDVWVKRVIGRPGDVLEFKDGYVWRNGEKLQEPYTKDTKMNYTRSTPVTVPEGHVFVMGDNRNHSSDSRFIGPVPVDHILGFVSYAI; via the coding sequence ATGAGTAATAAGTTAGGTAATACAATAGTAAAAGAGATATTAGATTGGATTTATGCTATTGCATTGGCATTAATCATTGCTATGGTAATTCATATTTTCTTGATTCAACCTACTAGAGTATCTGGGGAATCAATGGATGATACATTACACAATGGACAATATTTGATTGTTACCAAATGGCATCACATAATGAATGATATGCCCGAATATGGACAAATTGTTATTATTGATAGTCGTGTTAATCGTGTTCGTACATGGGTGGATGATGTAAAAGAACCATTGATGAACTATGCATCTGTTTTCAATAAATCAGCTCAAACAAATGATGTATGGGTAAAACGTGTAATAGGTAGACCTGGTGATGTACTAGAGTTTAAAGATGGGTATGTATGGCGTAACGGAGAGAAATTACAAGAGCCATATACAAAAGATACAAAAATGAATTATACTCGTTCTACACCTGTAACCGTTCCTGAAGGTCATGTATTTGTGATGGGGGATAATCGTAATCATTCTAGTGATAGTCGGTTTATCGGCCCAGTTCCTGTTGATCATATTTTAGGATTTGTTTCTTACGCAATTTAA
- a CDS encoding YitT family protein, translating into MTNETSTRNWSNLIMRCVMMILGAFIYTVGLDLFLVPNSIIDGGVVGISLMAAELSGISFSIFVVLINLPFLYLGYRAIGKGFTLSTLFSIVWMAIFSNFAHDFTPITTDPFLGSIFGGIILGIGVGLIIRNGGSLDGSEIVAIIFDKRSTFSVGEIVMAMNLVILGAAGFVYSWNSAMYSLIAYFIAYKMIDVTITGLEESKGVMIITDADNSKIIADALNANLNRGVTIMYGEGGYLKQPKHVLYSVVTRLEITRLKDTVYEVDPTAFITIQDVHDVFGGRFTKGGH; encoded by the coding sequence ATGACGAATGAAACTTCAACGCGTAACTGGTCAAACCTTATTATGCGTTGTGTAATGATGATTTTAGGGGCCTTCATCTATACGGTGGGCTTAGATTTATTTTTAGTACCCAACAGCATCATCGATGGTGGTGTAGTTGGTATTTCATTGATGGCTGCGGAACTATCTGGTATATCTTTTAGTATTTTCGTAGTACTTATCAATTTACCATTCTTGTATTTAGGCTATAGAGCAATCGGTAAAGGCTTTACCTTATCTACATTGTTCTCCATTGTCTGGATGGCTATATTTTCTAACTTTGCTCATGATTTTACACCGATTACGACAGATCCATTCTTAGGATCTATCTTTGGTGGTATAATCTTAGGTATTGGGGTAGGTCTTATTATTCGTAATGGTGGCTCATTAGATGGCTCTGAAATTGTAGCTATTATTTTTGATAAACGGTCCACCTTTTCTGTAGGCGAAATTGTAATGGCCATGAATTTAGTTATTCTTGGAGCAGCGGGCTTTGTATATAGTTGGAATAGTGCCATGTATTCCTTAATCGCTTATTTTATTGCTTATAAGATGATTGATGTGACCATAACTGGCCTTGAAGAATCTAAAGGGGTTATGATTATTACCGATGCAGATAATTCCAAGATTATTGCCGATGCATTAAATGCTAATCTTAATCGTGGTGTTACTATTATGTACGGAGAAGGCGGGTATTTAAAACAACCGAAACATGTATTGTATTCTGTGGTAACGCGGCTAGAAATTACAAGATTAAAGGATACCGTTTATGAAGTAGATCCTACAGCATTTATTACAATCCAAGACGTACATGATGTCTTTGGTGGGAGATTTACGAAAGGTGGTCATTAA
- a CDS encoding Cof-type HAD-IIB family hydrolase produces MNPSFSHIKMIAIDCDETLVRSDNSISDYTVDVLHRSQQKGVAITIATGRMYQTAKPIGQALKLGNVPLILFSGGLIQELETGYKLFEQTVPIVAVRRIYELAKQYDWHIQSYVDDYLLCHHKTWQSALYEKQTGATAEFLGDTLYSLNSEPNKLIAIDTVEGIDRIIEILTPRVGDLVTLVRSQKDFLEIIAPNVSKGRALTQLALDNHISLEHIISFGNAENDISMLRKTGYSVAVDNATDHVKSVAHTICGHHNDDGVAHWIEDNLL; encoded by the coding sequence ATGAATCCTTCTTTTTCTCATATCAAAATGATTGCCATCGATTGTGATGAAACTTTGGTGCGTAGCGATAATTCTATATCTGACTATACAGTAGATGTATTACATCGGTCGCAGCAAAAGGGTGTTGCTATTACGATTGCTACGGGGCGTATGTACCAAACGGCTAAGCCCATTGGTCAGGCGTTAAAGCTTGGTAATGTGCCGCTGATTTTATTTTCTGGTGGCCTCATTCAAGAATTAGAAACAGGATATAAGCTATTTGAACAGACTGTTCCTATTGTAGCCGTACGTCGTATCTATGAATTAGCAAAACAATATGATTGGCATATACAATCGTATGTGGATGATTATTTATTATGCCATCATAAGACGTGGCAGTCCGCTCTCTATGAAAAACAGACTGGTGCTACGGCAGAATTTTTAGGTGATACGTTATATAGTTTAAATTCTGAACCGAATAAGCTAATTGCCATAGATACAGTAGAAGGAATTGATCGAATTATTGAAATTTTAACTCCTAGAGTTGGTGATTTGGTGACTCTAGTTCGTAGCCAAAAAGATTTTTTAGAAATCATTGCCCCTAATGTGTCAAAGGGGCGTGCCTTGACACAACTAGCTTTAGATAATCATATTAGTTTAGAACATATTATTTCTTTTGGTAATGCAGAAAATGATATTTCTATGCTACGTAAAACAGGTTACTCTGTAGCTGTTGATAATGCTACAGATCATGTTAAATCTGTGGCTCATACAATTTGTGGCCATCATAATGACGATGGAGTAGCCCATTGGATTGAAGATAATCTTTTATAA
- a CDS encoding LptA/OstA family protein yields MMNKKKQIGMAILAVLMTASVTVWAANDPLTISADTLSYDGNSGRADATGNVVITQADKTMTGAKGWYNTKTQEANLDGGVSMIGSDMAMSAQTVHSYNNNKFTANGSVHLQRADRQIFGDSVEYSTDSEYGLVTGNARLIAEGTTLTGDKVEGWMKEVRAVAQGNVTFSNPERNVSGSADRATYTQTPNQNDGVVLLSGSAHAVQNGNVLNAPELKIRLADDSAETLGGRSTLVIVPNK; encoded by the coding sequence ATGATGAATAAGAAAAAACAGATTGGTATGGCTATATTAGCTGTACTCATGACCGCATCTGTTACAGTTTGGGCAGCAAATGATCCGTTGACTATCAGTGCTGATACATTGTCTTATGATGGCAATTCAGGTCGTGCAGATGCAACAGGTAATGTTGTTATTACCCAAGCGGATAAAACTATGACTGGTGCCAAGGGTTGGTACAATACAAAAACTCAAGAAGCAAATCTTGATGGTGGTGTATCTATGATTGGTTCTGATATGGCCATGTCTGCTCAAACGGTTCACAGTTACAATAATAATAAATTCACTGCTAATGGTAGCGTTCATTTACAACGTGCTGATCGCCAAATATTTGGTGACAGTGTTGAGTATAGTACTGATTCTGAATACGGTCTTGTTACAGGCAATGCCCGTTTGATTGCTGAAGGGACAACCTTGACAGGTGATAAGGTAGAAGGCTGGATGAAGGAAGTTCGTGCTGTAGCGCAAGGTAATGTTACTTTCTCTAATCCTGAACGAAACGTATCTGGTTCTGCTGACCGAGCTACATATACGCAAACACCAAACCAAAATGATGGGGTTGTACTCTTATCTGGTTCTGCGCATGCCGTTCAAAATGGTAATGTACTGAATGCACCGGAACTGAAAATTCGTTTAGCTGATGATTCTGCTGAAACATTAGGTGGACGTAGCACACTTGTCATTGTTCCGAATAAATAA
- a CDS encoding putative porin — MKKQFAAIFAATAVLGVTTAFAANPFSDVTPDSWAYQAVSQLANAGIVNGYPDGTFKGQNNITRYEMAQMVAKAMANQDRANAEQQAMINRLADEFSNELNNLGVRVARLEDRVGNVKVTGDARLRYKDAEHAKSKFDARARVQFNAKVNDRTDAVVRLTSGNFELGDSTTKGKANATIDRAYVNHKFGERVSLKAGRFGQVVGGGLAFDGTFDGAQFNAGNNKVNAQVAYGYMVSGDAAGLTKEENVTDLIVNVNGKVGKHAMVGGFYDRINQDDDVRNVYGFNADANFDKIWVGGEWLKASSLEESQAWTAGVGYGNYDIKKQGTWGVKGQYFNAKENAPIIDTTYNHIYTTDAKGWMATVDYALQNNVGLTANYGFDWKDQNGNDKADFYRADLNYKF; from the coding sequence ATGAAAAAACAATTCGCAGCAATCTTTGCAGCAACAGCAGTTTTGGGTGTAACTACAGCTTTTGCAGCTAACCCATTCTCCGACGTAACTCCAGATTCTTGGGCATACCAAGCAGTTTCTCAATTGGCGAACGCTGGTATCGTTAACGGTTATCCTGATGGTACTTTCAAAGGCCAAAATAACATCACTCGTTATGAAATGGCTCAAATGGTGGCTAAAGCTATGGCTAACCAAGATCGTGCTAACGCTGAACAACAAGCTATGATCAATCGTTTGGCTGATGAATTCTCCAACGAATTGAACAACTTGGGCGTTCGTGTAGCTCGTTTGGAAGACCGCGTTGGTAACGTAAAAGTTACTGGTGATGCTCGTCTTCGTTATAAAGATGCTGAACACGCTAAATCCAAATTCGACGCTCGTGCACGTGTACAATTCAATGCAAAAGTAAACGATCGCACTGATGCAGTAGTTCGTTTGACATCTGGTAACTTCGAATTGGGTGACTCCACTACTAAAGGTAAAGCAAATGCTACAATTGACCGCGCATATGTTAACCATAAATTCGGCGAACGCGTATCCTTGAAAGCTGGTCGTTTCGGCCAAGTTGTTGGTGGTGGCTTAGCATTTGATGGTACTTTCGATGGTGCTCAATTCAATGCTGGTAATAACAAAGTTAATGCACAAGTAGCTTATGGTTACATGGTGTCTGGCGATGCAGCTGGCTTGACTAAAGAGGAAAATGTTACTGATCTTATCGTAAATGTTAATGGTAAAGTTGGTAAACATGCTATGGTTGGTGGTTTCTATGACCGTATTAACCAAGATGACGATGTTAGAAACGTATATGGTTTCAATGCTGATGCTAACTTCGATAAAATTTGGGTTGGTGGCGAATGGTTGAAAGCTTCTAGCCTTGAAGAATCTCAAGCTTGGACTGCAGGCGTAGGTTATGGTAACTACGACATCAAAAAACAAGGTACTTGGGGCGTAAAAGGTCAATACTTCAACGCAAAAGAAAATGCTCCTATCATTGATACTACTTACAACCACATCTACACTACAGATGCTAAAGGTTGGATGGCTACTGTTGACTATGCATTGCAAAACAACGTGGGCTTAACAGCTAACTACGGTTTTGATTGGAAAGATCAAAACGGTAATGATAAAGCTGACTTCTACCGTGCAGACCTTAACTACAAATTCTAA
- the lptB gene encoding LPS export ABC transporter ATP-binding protein — MYIETKNLVKTFSGRNVVDGVSLRVDKGQVVGLLGPNGAGKTTSFYMIVGIERPSSGIITVDGKDITNIPMYKRAAEGIGYLPQEASIFRSMSVEDNIRAMLQITAKKPDEIEAIVESLIEEFHIGHVRDRMGMQLSGGERRRVEIARCLALEPNFILLDEPFAGVDPIAVADIQQIILHVKNRGIGILITDHNVRETLGIVDKAYILSSGKILLEGTPDEIANDPIAREHYLGDNFKL, encoded by the coding sequence ATGTATATTGAAACCAAAAACTTAGTTAAAACCTTTAGCGGACGCAATGTAGTAGATGGGGTGAGTCTTCGCGTTGATAAAGGCCAAGTTGTAGGTCTATTGGGGCCTAATGGGGCCGGTAAAACTACGTCATTTTATATGATTGTAGGCATTGAAAGACCGAGTTCTGGCATCATTACCGTTGATGGCAAGGATATTACAAATATTCCTATGTATAAACGGGCTGCTGAAGGGATTGGATACCTACCACAAGAGGCATCAATCTTTCGTTCCATGTCTGTAGAAGATAACATTCGTGCCATGCTACAGATTACGGCAAAAAAGCCTGATGAGATTGAAGCTATCGTGGAATCATTGATTGAAGAATTTCATATTGGACATGTCCGTGACCGTATGGGGATGCAATTATCTGGTGGTGAACGACGTCGTGTAGAAATTGCGCGTTGCCTCGCCTTAGAGCCTAATTTCATCCTTCTTGATGAACCTTTTGCAGGTGTCGATCCAATTGCGGTTGCTGACATTCAACAAATTATCTTGCACGTCAAGAATCGAGGTATTGGTATCTTGATTACAGACCATAATGTTCGAGAAACATTGGGGATTGTAGATAAGGCTTATATTTTGAGTAGTGGTAAAATCCTCCTAGAGGGTACCCCTGATGAAATTGCGAATGATCCAATCGCTCGTGAACATTATTTAGGGGATAACTTTAAATTATAG
- the rapZ gene encoding RNase adapter RapZ, whose translation MEAFRLLIVTGMSGAGKTQVLQALEDMGYLCIDNIPPVLIPKLSEICRQGGERTNRVALVVDIRGGEFFEALSSSLDTLKDMKVDFEIVFMDATDETLIRRYKESRRSHPLAPNGLITTGLKKERQILNSVRHKADFIIDTTNMKTASLKEYLKTRFAQVDEAHGMAITVVSFGFKYGIPLDADMVWDVRFLPNPFYIPEFRHKTGRVKAVNEYIHSFEVTEEFKKRYFDTMDFLVPNYEQEGKSQFIVAVGCTGGMHRSVAMAEALYSHLLEKGYRVTVEHRDMMKNNVEEDYNPHEIITLDN comes from the coding sequence ATGGAAGCATTTCGTTTGTTAATAGTTACAGGTATGTCAGGTGCCGGCAAAACTCAAGTATTGCAAGCTTTAGAAGATATGGGGTATTTATGTATTGATAATATTCCCCCTGTGTTGATTCCTAAATTAAGTGAAATTTGCCGACAAGGTGGAGAACGGACCAATCGCGTCGCTCTTGTTGTAGATATTCGGGGTGGCGAATTTTTTGAAGCTCTTTCTTCATCTTTAGATACATTAAAAGATATGAAGGTAGATTTTGAAATTGTATTTATGGATGCTACAGATGAGACTTTGATTCGTCGATATAAGGAAAGTCGACGGAGTCATCCATTGGCTCCTAATGGGCTAATTACAACAGGGCTAAAAAAAGAACGCCAAATTCTTAACTCTGTGCGCCATAAAGCAGATTTTATTATTGATACCACTAATATGAAGACGGCTAGCTTGAAAGAGTATTTAAAAACGCGCTTTGCTCAAGTTGATGAAGCTCATGGTATGGCGATTACTGTAGTGAGCTTTGGTTTTAAGTATGGTATTCCTCTCGATGCAGATATGGTATGGGATGTTCGTTTTCTACCTAATCCATTTTATATTCCTGAGTTTCGTCATAAAACAGGTCGTGTGAAAGCAGTGAATGAATATATCCATTCCTTTGAAGTAACCGAGGAATTTAAAAAACGTTACTTTGATACCATGGACTTCCTTGTGCCAAATTATGAACAAGAAGGGAAATCTCAGTTTATTGTGGCAGTAGGTTGCACAGGTGGTATGCATAGATCTGTAGCTATGGCAGAGGCTCTATACTCCCACTTGTTAGAAAAAGGATATCGTGTAACTGTTGAACATAGAGATATGATGAAAAATAATGTAGAAGAAGATTATAATCCTCATGAAATTATAACACTTGATAACTAG
- a CDS encoding DUF3084 domain-containing protein, with the protein MLVGVKILIIIALMGGLIAYMGDKLGTKIGKRRMSLFGLRPKHTSIIVTIVTGLLVAAATVGVLTFTSQSVRTALFGMDQLRADMKQLNNEVAAKTQELIRGQALLEQNKQELEERMAEIEQIRREVEATKAELASAQAAKDATEAELASLQASYAEVSQKVAELEATRAKMEAHIKNLQNTQEQLQNGIIHLREGTILFQVDQLLAQAVVRPGLSEEDSNNAIKHIIDDTNKLVLRRLGIEDNGQSVVYVDRQNVEVATQKLINSKTPMVVQVVAAGNIISGEPAVAVIQVYPQQFIYKNGEVIHSTVIDGGTNAQSSMLQFLKQVNERAKAKGIIPDSLSGDIGTIPGDDLFTAIKRISTMRGKVHVEAYSDGDTYSSGPVHLKLRITQMPDFNDKAKIQTN; encoded by the coding sequence ATGTTAGTAGGTGTTAAAATCTTAATAATTATCGCTCTTATGGGTGGTCTCATTGCTTACATGGGGGATAAGCTAGGCACTAAAATTGGTAAACGTCGTATGTCCCTCTTTGGATTACGACCTAAGCACACATCTATTATAGTTACTATTGTGACAGGCCTTTTGGTTGCAGCAGCTACGGTTGGAGTATTAACTTTTACGTCTCAAAGTGTACGAACCGCATTGTTCGGTATGGATCAGTTGCGAGCTGATATGAAGCAGCTGAATAATGAGGTCGCTGCAAAGACGCAAGAACTGATTCGTGGACAGGCTTTGTTAGAACAGAATAAACAAGAGCTTGAAGAACGGATGGCTGAGATTGAACAAATTCGCCGTGAAGTAGAGGCTACAAAAGCTGAATTGGCGAGTGCACAAGCTGCTAAAGATGCAACAGAAGCCGAACTGGCATCTTTACAAGCCTCTTATGCAGAGGTATCTCAAAAGGTAGCTGAGCTTGAAGCAACACGTGCTAAGATGGAAGCCCACATTAAAAATCTACAAAATACACAAGAACAATTGCAAAATGGCATCATTCATTTACGGGAAGGAACCATTCTTTTCCAAGTAGATCAGCTATTAGCACAAGCTGTTGTACGACCTGGTTTAAGTGAAGAAGATAGTAATAATGCTATTAAACATATTATCGATGATACAAATAAACTTGTTTTGCGCCGATTAGGCATAGAGGATAATGGTCAATCCGTTGTGTATGTAGATCGACAAAATGTTGAGGTAGCTACTCAAAAGTTAATCAATTCCAAAACCCCTATGGTGGTTCAAGTTGTGGCTGCAGGAAATATTATTTCAGGTGAACCTGCAGTTGCCGTTATTCAAGTATATCCACAGCAATTTATCTATAAAAATGGAGAGGTAATTCACTCTACAGTAATTGATGGGGGGACTAATGCTCAATCTTCTATGCTTCAATTCTTGAAACAAGTTAATGAGCGTGCTAAGGCAAAGGGGATTATTCCTGATTCCTTATCAGGTGATATTGGAACGATACCTGGTGATGATTTGTTTACAGCCATTAAGAGAATAAGCACTATGCGTGGTAAGGTTCATGTGGAAGCTTATAGTGATGGCGACACATATTCATCTGGTCCTGTTCATCTGAAGTTGCGTATTACTCAAATGCCAGATTTTAATGATAAGGCAAAAATACAAACTAATTAA
- a CDS encoding putative porin, with amino-acid sequence MKKQFAAIFAATAVLGVTTAFAANPFSDVTPDSWAYQAVSQLANAGVINGYPDGTFKGQNNITRYEMAQMVAKAMANQDRANAEQQAMINRLADEFSNELNNLGVRVARLEDRVGNVKVTGDARLRYQDAEHAKSKFDARARVQFNAKVNDRTDAVVRLTSGNFELGNSTTGGNANATIDRAYVNHKFGERVSLKAGRFNQVFGGGLAFDGTFDGAQLNVGNDKIMAQAAYGYMVSGEAAGLTKDENVTNTYLGLNGKVGKHAMVGGFYNRFNADDSDYKNVYGFNADANFDKVWVGGEWLRASGADKSQAWTAGVGYGNYDIKKAGTWDVKGQYFNQKENAPIVDSTWNHRYGADSKGWMATVDYALQNNVGLSAYYGFDWKTQSGADLSDFYRADLNYKF; translated from the coding sequence ATGAAAAAACAATTCGCAGCAATCTTTGCAGCAACAGCAGTTTTGGGTGTAACTACTGCATTCGCAGCTAACCCATTCTCCGATGTAACTCCAGATTCTTGGGCATACCAAGCAGTTTCTCAATTGGCTAACGCTGGTGTTATCAATGGTTACCCAGATGGCACTTTCAAAGGTCAAAACAACATCACTCGTTACGAAATGGCTCAAATGGTAGCTAAAGCCATGGCTAACCAAGACCGTGCTAACGCTGAACAACAAGCTATGATCAACCGTTTGGCTGATGAATTCTCCAACGAATTGAACAACTTGGGCGTTCGTGTAGCTCGCTTGGAAGACCGCGTTGGTAATGTAAAAGTTACTGGTGATGCACGTCTTCGTTATCAAGATGCTGAACACGCTAAATCCAAATTCGACGCTCGTGCACGTGTACAATTCAACGCAAAAGTAAACGATCGCACTGACGCAGTTGTTCGTTTGACTTCTGGTAACTTCGAATTGGGTAACTCCACTACTGGTGGTAATGCAAATGCTACAATCGATCGCGCATATGTTAACCACAAATTTGGCGAACGCGTATCCTTGAAAGCTGGTCGTTTTAACCAAGTTTTCGGTGGCGGCTTAGCATTTGATGGTACTTTCGACGGTGCTCAATTGAACGTTGGCAACGACAAAATTATGGCTCAAGCAGCTTATGGTTACATGGTATCCGGTGAAGCAGCTGGCTTGACTAAAGACGAAAACGTAACTAACACTTACCTTGGCTTGAACGGTAAAGTTGGTAAACATGCTATGGTTGGTGGTTTCTACAACCGTTTCAATGCAGATGATTCTGACTATAAAAATGTTTATGGCTTCAATGCTGACGCTAACTTCGACAAAGTTTGGGTTGGTGGCGAATGGTTGAGAGCTTCTGGCGCTGATAAATCTCAAGCTTGGACTGCAGGCGTAGGTTATGGTAACTACGACATCAAAAAAGCTGGTACATGGGATGTAAAAGGTCAATACTTCAACCAAAAAGAAAATGCTCCTATCGTTGATTCCACTTGGAACCATAGATACGGTGCTGACTCCAAAGGTTGGATGGCAACTGTTGACTATGCATTGCAAAACAACGTTGGCTTGTCCGCTTACTACGGTTTCGACTGGAAAACTCAAAGCGGTGCTGATCTTTCCGACTTCTACCGTGCAGACCTTAACTACAAATTCTAA
- a CDS encoding S-layer homology domain-containing protein yields the protein MKKQFATMLAATAVLGVTTAFAANPFSDVTPDSWAYQAVSQLAQAGIVNGYPDGTFKGQNNITRYEMAQMVAKAMANQDRANAEQQAMINRLADEFSNELNNLGVRVSRLEDRVGNVKVTGDARIRYQGSEDKGVYKANSKSLTDGRARVQFNANVNDKTQAVVRVKGNYEFGDSTKGSQATIDRAYVDHKFGSNVSAKAGRFQQTIGGGLMYDDTFDGAQLNVGNDKVQVQGAYGYMIDGAADGNSKSDNPSVSYVGLKGKVGKESSVGGFYSRLSSGNLNHNGVTVNSDKQDVYGFNADFRKNKLWAGGEWLKASNVDNSQAWTAGLGYGNYDIAKKGTWDVKGQYFNQKANAPIVSSTWDQAYDLTNTSNGYKGYMASVDYAVQDNVGLSAGYGFNSKDQSGNDLSDFYRAELNYKF from the coding sequence ATGAAAAAACAATTCGCAACAATGTTAGCAGCAACAGCAGTGTTAGGTGTAACAACAGCATTTGCTGCAAATCCATTCTCCGATGTAACTCCAGACAGCTGGGCATACCAAGCAGTATCCCAATTGGCACAAGCTGGTATCGTTAATGGTTATCCAGATGGCACTTTCAAAGGCCAAAATAACATTACTCGTTATGAAATGGCTCAAATGGTAGCTAAAGCTATGGCTAACCAAGACCGTGCTAATGCTGAACAACAAGCTATGATTAACCGCTTGGCAGATGAGTTCTCTAACGAGTTGAACAACCTCGGCGTTCGAGTATCTCGCTTGGAAGACCGTGTAGGTAATGTAAAGGTAACTGGCGATGCTCGTATCCGTTACCAAGGTTCTGAAGACAAAGGTGTTTACAAAGCTAATAGTAAATCCTTAACTGACGGCCGTGCACGTGTACAATTCAATGCTAATGTAAATGATAAAACACAAGCAGTTGTTCGTGTAAAAGGTAATTACGAATTTGGTGACTCTACTAAAGGTTCTCAAGCAACAATCGATCGTGCTTACGTAGATCACAAATTTGGTAGCAACGTATCTGCTAAAGCTGGTCGTTTCCAACAAACAATTGGTGGCGGTTTGATGTACGATGATACATTTGACGGTGCACAATTGAATGTAGGTAATGATAAAGTTCAAGTACAAGGTGCGTATGGCTACATGATTGATGGTGCTGCTGATGGCAACTCCAAATCTGATAACCCATCTGTATCTTATGTAGGCTTAAAAGGTAAAGTTGGTAAAGAATCCTCCGTTGGTGGTTTCTACTCCAGATTATCTAGCGGCAACTTGAACCACAATGGTGTAACAGTTAATTCCGATAAACAAGATGTTTACGGTTTCAATGCGGACTTCCGTAAAAATAAATTGTGGGCTGGCGGTGAATGGTTGAAAGCTTCCAACGTAGATAATTCTCAAGCTTGGACAGCAGGTCTTGGCTATGGTAACTACGACATCGCTAAAAAAGGTACATGGGATGTAAAAGGTCAATACTTCAATCAAAAAGCTAATGCACCAATCGTAAGCTCCACTTGGGATCAAGCATATGATTTAACAAATACATCTAATGGTTACAAAGGTTACATGGCTAGCGTAGACTACGCAGTACAAGATAACGTAGGTTTATCCGCTGGTTATGGTTTCAACTCAAAAGACCAAAGCGGTAATGATCTTTCCGATTTCTACCGTGCAGAATTAAATTACAAATTCTAA